One stretch of Pseudomonas sp. NC02 DNA includes these proteins:
- the betC gene encoding choline-sulfatase, whose product MKRKNILFIMADQMAAPMLPFYGPSPIKLPNLSRLAAEGVVFDAAYCNSPLCAPSRFTLVSGQLPSKIGAYDNAADFPADVPTYAHYLRRLGYRTALSGKMHFCGPDQLHGYEERLTSDIYPADYGWAVNWDEPDVRPSWYHNMASVLQAGPCVRTNQLDFDEEVVFKAQQYLFDHIREDGDQPFCLTVSMTHPHDPYTIPKPFWDLYDDNDIPLPATPPQADLDPHSQRLLKVYDLWDKPLPLNKIRDARRAYFGACSYIDSNVGKLLQTLEDTGLADDTIIIFSGDHGDMLGERGLWYKMHWFEMAARVPLLISAPGQFAAGRVTAAVSTADLLPTLVELAGGELDPRLALDGRSLVSHLQGQGGHDEVFGEYMAEGTISPLMMIRRGAYKFIYSEDDPCLLFDVHNDPHEREDLSQSPEHRPLFEAFLHEARAKWDIPAIHQQVLASQRRRRLVFEALTQGKLKSWDHQPLVDASQQYMRNHIDLDDLERKARFPQPCQNQ is encoded by the coding sequence ATGAAGCGCAAGAACATTCTTTTTATCATGGCCGATCAAATGGCCGCGCCGATGCTTCCGTTCTACGGTCCTTCGCCTATCAAACTGCCGAACCTGAGCCGTCTCGCCGCCGAGGGTGTGGTGTTCGATGCCGCCTATTGCAACAGCCCGCTGTGTGCGCCATCGCGCTTTACCCTGGTGAGTGGCCAGTTGCCGAGCAAGATCGGCGCCTACGACAACGCAGCTGATTTCCCCGCCGACGTGCCGACCTATGCCCACTACCTGCGTCGCCTTGGCTACCGCACCGCGCTGTCGGGCAAGATGCATTTTTGCGGCCCCGACCAGCTCCACGGCTATGAAGAACGCCTGACCAGTGACATCTACCCGGCCGACTATGGCTGGGCCGTGAACTGGGATGAGCCGGACGTGCGCCCCTCCTGGTACCACAACATGGCGTCGGTGCTGCAGGCCGGGCCGTGCGTGCGCACCAACCAGCTGGATTTCGACGAAGAGGTGGTGTTCAAGGCCCAGCAGTACCTGTTCGACCATATCCGCGAGGATGGCGACCAGCCGTTCTGCCTGACCGTGTCGATGACTCACCCACACGACCCTTACACCATTCCCAAACCGTTCTGGGACCTGTACGACGACAACGACATCCCGCTGCCTGCAACACCGCCACAGGCTGACCTCGACCCTCACTCCCAGCGCCTGCTCAAGGTCTATGACCTGTGGGACAAGCCGCTGCCGCTGAACAAGATCCGCGATGCACGCCGCGCCTACTTCGGCGCGTGCAGCTACATTGACAGTAACGTCGGCAAGCTCCTGCAAACCCTGGAAGACACGGGCCTGGCCGATGACACCATCATCATCTTCTCCGGCGACCACGGCGACATGCTCGGCGAGCGCGGGCTCTGGTACAAAATGCACTGGTTTGAAATGGCCGCCCGCGTGCCGCTGCTGATCAGCGCGCCGGGGCAGTTTGCGGCCGGCCGGGTGACCGCCGCCGTGTCCACCGCCGACCTGCTGCCTACCCTGGTGGAACTGGCCGGCGGCGAGCTGGACCCGAGGCTGGCGCTGGACGGCCGCTCGCTGGTGTCTCACCTGCAAGGGCAGGGCGGGCACGACGAAGTGTTCGGTGAGTACATGGCCGAGGGCACCATCAGCCCGCTGATGATGATTCGCCGTGGCGCCTACAAGTTCATCTACAGCGAGGACGATCCTTGCCTATTGTTCGATGTGCACAACGACCCGCACGAGCGGGAGGACCTCAGCCAGTCACCGGAACACCGGCCACTGTTCGAGGCGTTTTTGCATGAAGCGCGGGCCAAATGGGACATCCCTGCGATCCACCAGCAGGTGCTCGCCAGCCAACGCCGTCGCCGCCTGGTGTTCGAGGCGCTGACCCAGGGCAAGCTGAAGAGCTGGGACCACCAGCCACTGGTAGACGCCAGTCAGCAATACATGCGCAACCACATCGACCTCGACGATCTGGAGCGCAAGGCACGTTTTCCACAACCCTGCCAAAACCAATAA
- a CDS encoding LysR family transcriptional regulator, with the protein MYQSLGHLSLDLLRAFESAARQRSFTAAAMELGTTQPAISQQIKRLEEQLKVRLFDRIYRGIELTDAGALLFEQVQAGLQSINQGLSAIAEQDQHEVLQVATDFAFAAYWLMPRLHRFHEANPQVDVSLVTSERNHATLRSDIDVAVLFGDGRFKQGDSLWLFNEEVFPVCSPQLLQDRVAPLSVQSLLEFPLLHLRQQNNNQWFDWSGVFRELGITTAPTPGQLRFDNYTLLIQAAIAGQGVAIGWRHLVDNLLEQKWLCRPIGDTVISRFGYYVVLPQRKRRSQLIERFVDWLMTEQASSAQSLTGLALPSIAV; encoded by the coding sequence ATGTATCAATCCCTCGGTCACCTGTCACTCGACTTGCTGCGTGCCTTTGAATCCGCAGCGCGCCAACGCAGCTTTACGGCAGCGGCGATGGAGTTGGGCACCACCCAGCCGGCCATCAGCCAGCAGATCAAGCGCCTGGAAGAACAGCTGAAGGTGCGCCTGTTTGATCGCATCTACCGTGGCATCGAGCTGACCGACGCGGGCGCCTTGTTATTCGAGCAGGTACAGGCCGGTTTGCAGAGCATCAACCAGGGCCTGAGCGCGATTGCCGAGCAGGACCAGCATGAAGTCCTGCAGGTGGCGACCGACTTTGCCTTCGCCGCGTATTGGCTGATGCCACGCCTGCATCGTTTCCATGAAGCCAACCCGCAGGTGGACGTGAGCCTGGTCACCAGCGAGCGTAACCACGCCACGTTGCGCAGCGATATCGACGTAGCGGTGCTGTTCGGTGACGGCCGCTTCAAACAGGGCGACAGCCTGTGGCTGTTCAACGAGGAAGTGTTCCCGGTGTGCAGCCCGCAGCTACTCCAGGACCGAGTCGCGCCACTGTCGGTGCAGAGCCTGCTGGAGTTCCCCTTGCTGCACCTGCGCCAGCAAAACAACAACCAGTGGTTCGACTGGAGCGGGGTGTTTCGCGAACTGGGCATCACCACCGCGCCCACCCCGGGCCAACTGCGTTTCGACAATTACACGCTGTTGATCCAGGCCGCGATCGCGGGCCAGGGCGTGGCCATCGGCTGGCGTCACCTTGTGGATAACCTGCTGGAGCAAAAATGGCTGTGCCGGCCGATTGGCGACACGGTGATCTCGCGCTTCGGCTATTACGTGGTGCTGCCCCAGCGCAAACGCCGCAGCCAGTTGATCGAGCGTTTCGTCGACTGGCTGATGACCGAACAGGCCAGCAGCGCACAATCGCTGACCGGTCTGGCCCTGCCGTCCATTGCGGTCTAG
- a CDS encoding DOPA 4,5-dioxygenase family protein encodes MQRIKGYHAHIYFDANTIDQARKLCEDAAQLFPLRMGRVHERPVGPHPDWSCQLAFEPEYIGVVLPWLALNRNGLVVFLHPTTGDDLKDHTEHAIWMGAMRTLDLSIF; translated from the coding sequence ATGCAACGTATCAAGGGCTACCACGCCCATATCTATTTCGACGCCAACACCATCGACCAGGCGCGCAAACTCTGCGAAGACGCCGCGCAATTGTTTCCGCTGCGCATGGGCCGCGTGCATGAACGCCCGGTGGGCCCGCACCCGGACTGGAGCTGCCAGCTGGCATTCGAACCTGAATACATCGGCGTCGTGCTGCCTTGGCTGGCCCTCAACCGCAACGGCCTGGTGGTGTTCCTGCACCCGACCACCGGTGATGACCTCAAGGACCACACCGAACACGCGATCTGGATGGGGGCGATGCGCACGCTGGATCTGTCAATATTTTAA
- a CDS encoding 2-dehydro-3-deoxygalactonokinase, producing the protein MQAQLIALDWGTSSLRAYKLGPAGVVIERRTLASGIMHLPTEAREIAGVRCSNGFELAFDAACGDWLDTQPDLPVIACGMVGSAQGWSEAAYRDTPADVSTLGQALHVVRSLRGAAVHIVPGVIQRGALPNVMRGEETQVLGVLQSLSAHTGRDVLIGLPGSHSKWVEVVEGCITHFDTFMTGELFAVLSQHSILGRTQRPSEQFQVAAFDRGVQVALSADGQTGLLSNLFSARSLGLTGELAPDEQPDYLSGLLIGHELTGLRSRKPNQQRDIVLVGTPQLCTRYQRALQLCGFPHVTLAQEATERGLWQLAMAAGLLPAT; encoded by the coding sequence ATGCAGGCGCAATTGATCGCGCTCGATTGGGGAACCAGTTCCCTTCGTGCTTACAAGCTCGGCCCGGCAGGCGTCGTGATCGAACGGCGCACCTTGGCGTCGGGGATCATGCACCTGCCCACTGAAGCCCGGGAAATAGCCGGTGTTCGCTGCAGCAACGGGTTCGAGCTGGCATTCGACGCAGCCTGCGGTGACTGGCTCGACACCCAGCCCGACCTTCCCGTTATCGCCTGCGGCATGGTCGGCAGCGCCCAGGGCTGGAGCGAAGCGGCTTACCGCGACACCCCGGCCGACGTTTCTACCCTCGGCCAGGCGCTGCATGTGGTGCGCAGCCTGCGGGGCGCAGCGGTGCACATCGTGCCCGGTGTGATTCAACGCGGCGCGTTGCCCAATGTGATGCGCGGTGAAGAAACCCAGGTGCTCGGCGTGCTGCAAAGCCTGTCTGCCCATACCGGGCGCGATGTATTGATCGGCCTGCCGGGCAGCCATTCCAAGTGGGTGGAGGTGGTGGAAGGCTGCATCACTCACTTCGATACTTTCATGACCGGCGAGTTGTTCGCCGTGCTCAGTCAACACAGCATTCTGGGGCGCACCCAGCGCCCTTCCGAACAGTTCCAGGTGGCCGCTTTTGATCGCGGTGTTCAGGTTGCGCTGTCGGCAGACGGCCAAACGGGGCTGTTGTCGAACTTGTTCAGCGCACGCTCCCTGGGATTGACCGGCGAGCTGGCGCCTGACGAGCAACCGGACTATCTGTCCGGGCTGTTGATCGGCCACGAACTGACCGGCCTGCGCTCTCGCAAGCCCAACCAGCAGCGCGACATCGTCCTGGTCGGCACACCCCAACTCTGCACCCGCTACCAGCGTGCACTCCAACTCTGTGGCTTCCCCCACGTGACCCTGGCGCAGGAGGCTACCGAGCGTGGCCTTTGGCAGCTGGCCATGGCGGCGGGGCTGCTGCCTGCAACCTGA
- a CDS encoding 2-dehydro-3-deoxy-6-phosphogalactonate aldolase, translated as MLKQALTHNGLIAILRGLRPEEALAIGEVLYTAGFRVIEVPLNSPDPYSSIRILRDSLPADCLIGAGTVLTPEQVDQVKAAGGQVIVMPHSDAKVLRAAKAAGLYLSPGVATPTEAFAALAEGADVLKLFPAEQMGPAVVKAWLAVLPAGTVLLPVGGITPDNMQVFFDAGVKGFGLGSGLFKPGMSVAQVASNAQAYVAAWHALG; from the coding sequence ATGCTCAAGCAAGCACTGACACACAACGGTTTGATCGCGATCCTGCGCGGCCTGCGACCGGAGGAGGCGCTGGCGATCGGCGAGGTGTTGTACACGGCGGGCTTCAGGGTGATCGAAGTGCCGCTGAACTCGCCGGATCCTTATTCCAGCATCCGCATCCTGCGGGACAGCCTGCCCGCCGATTGCCTGATCGGCGCCGGCACCGTGCTGACCCCGGAACAGGTCGATCAAGTCAAAGCCGCCGGCGGCCAGGTGATCGTCATGCCCCATAGCGATGCCAAGGTGCTGCGAGCCGCCAAGGCCGCGGGCCTGTATCTGTCGCCGGGTGTGGCCACGCCCACCGAAGCGTTTGCCGCGCTGGCCGAAGGCGCCGACGTGCTGAAGCTGTTCCCAGCCGAGCAAATGGGCCCGGCGGTGGTCAAGGCTTGGCTCGCGGTACTGCCCGCCGGCACCGTGCTGCTGCCGGTGGGCGGCATCACCCCGGACAACATGCAGGTATTTTTCGACGCGGGCGTCAAAGGCTTCGGCCTGGGCTCCGGGTTATTCAAGCCGGGCATGAGCGTCGCCCAAGTGGCGAGCAACGCCCAGGCCTACGTCGCCGCCTGGCATGCCTTGGGCTGA
- the dgoD gene encoding galactonate dehydratase has product MKITKLTTFIVPPRWCFLKVETDQGVTGWGEPVVEGRAHTVAAAVEELSDYLIGKDPRNIEDIWTVLYRGGFYRGGAIHMSALAGIDQALWDIKGKALGVSVSDLLGGQVRDKIRVYSWIGGDRPADTARAAKEAVARGFTAVKMNGTEELQFLDSFEKVDQALANVAAVRDAVGPNVGIGVDFHGRVHKPMAKVLMKELDPYKLMFIEEPVLSENYEALKELAPLTSTPIALGERLFSRWDFKRVLSEGYVDIIQPDASHAGGITETRKIANMAEAYDVALALHCPLGPIALAACLQLDAVCYNAFIQEQSLGIHYNESNDLLDYVRDPGVFDYDQGFVKIPNGPGLGIEINEEYVIERAAIGHRWRNPIWRHADGSFAEW; this is encoded by the coding sequence ATGAAAATCACCAAACTGACCACCTTCATCGTCCCGCCGCGCTGGTGCTTCCTCAAGGTTGAAACCGACCAGGGCGTGACTGGTTGGGGCGAGCCCGTTGTCGAGGGCCGCGCCCATACCGTGGCTGCCGCGGTCGAAGAATTGTCCGACTACTTGATCGGCAAGGACCCACGCAATATCGAAGACATCTGGACCGTGCTCTATCGCGGCGGTTTCTACCGTGGCGGCGCGATCCATATGAGCGCTCTCGCCGGTATCGACCAGGCGCTGTGGGACATCAAGGGCAAGGCCCTCGGCGTGTCGGTCAGCGACCTGCTGGGTGGCCAGGTGCGCGACAAGATCCGCGTGTATTCGTGGATCGGTGGCGACCGCCCGGCCGACACTGCCCGCGCCGCCAAGGAAGCCGTGGCCCGTGGTTTTACCGCGGTGAAAATGAACGGCACCGAAGAGCTGCAATTTCTCGACAGCTTCGAAAAAGTCGACCAGGCCCTGGCCAACGTCGCCGCCGTGCGGGATGCGGTCGGGCCGAACGTCGGCATCGGCGTCGACTTCCATGGCCGGGTGCACAAACCCATGGCCAAGGTGCTGATGAAGGAACTCGACCCCTACAAACTGATGTTTATCGAAGAACCGGTGCTCAGCGAAAACTACGAAGCGCTGAAAGAACTGGCGCCGCTCACCAGCACCCCGATTGCCCTCGGCGAGCGCCTGTTCTCGCGCTGGGACTTCAAGCGCGTGCTCAGCGAAGGCTACGTCGACATCATCCAGCCGGATGCTTCCCACGCCGGCGGTATCACCGAAACCCGCAAGATTGCCAACATGGCCGAAGCCTACGACGTGGCCCTTGCCCTGCACTGCCCGCTCGGCCCGATTGCCCTGGCAGCGTGCCTGCAGCTGGATGCGGTTTGCTACAACGCGTTCATCCAGGAACAGAGCCTGGGCATTCACTACAACGAGAGCAATGACCTGCTGGATTACGTGCGCGATCCGGGTGTTTTCGACTACGACCAGGGCTTTGTGAAAATCCCCAACGGGCCAGGCCTGGGCATCGAGATCAACGAGGAATACGTGATCGAACGCGCGGCCATCGGGCATCGCTGGCGCAATCCGATCTGGCGGCATGCCGACGGCAGCTTCGCGGAGTGGTAA
- a CDS encoding MFS transporter, translated as MQSESFTGQASLVTPSRKRFFIMVLLFITVVINYLDRSNLSIAAPALTSELGIDPVHVGLIFSAFGWTYAAMQIPGGWLVDRVPPRILYSVALLLWSVATVMLGFAASFIALFVLRMAVGALEAPAYPINSRVVTTWFPERERATAIGVYTSGQFVGLAFLTPVLAWLQHTFGWHMVFVATGGVGIVWALIWYAVYREPRDFKGANAAEIELIREGGGLVDIQAQAAKAPFSWVDLGIVLSKRKLWGIYLGQFCLNSTLWFFLTWFPTYLVKYRGMDFIKSGLLASLPFLAAFVGVLCSGLFSDWLIRRGASVGFARKLPIIGGLLISTAIIGANFVDSTAWVIAFLAVAFFGNGLASITWSLVSTLAPARLLGLTGGVFNFIGNLSAITTPIVIGFLATGDSFAPAITYIAVLALLGALSYILLVGKVERIEI; from the coding sequence ATGCAATCCGAGTCCTTCACCGGGCAGGCTTCTTTAGTCACGCCCAGCCGAAAGCGTTTCTTCATCATGGTGCTGCTGTTCATCACCGTGGTGATCAACTACCTGGACCGCAGCAACCTGTCGATTGCCGCTCCGGCCCTGACCAGCGAGCTGGGGATCGACCCGGTGCATGTCGGGCTGATCTTCTCCGCGTTCGGCTGGACCTACGCGGCCATGCAGATTCCCGGCGGCTGGCTGGTGGACCGGGTGCCGCCGCGCATTCTCTACAGCGTCGCCCTGCTGCTGTGGTCGGTGGCCACGGTGATGCTCGGTTTCGCCGCCAGCTTCATCGCGCTGTTCGTATTGCGCATGGCGGTGGGCGCCCTGGAGGCCCCGGCCTACCCGATCAACAGCCGCGTGGTCACCACCTGGTTCCCCGAGCGTGAACGGGCCACGGCGATTGGTGTTTATACCTCCGGGCAGTTTGTCGGGCTGGCGTTTCTCACGCCGGTGTTGGCCTGGCTGCAACACACCTTTGGCTGGCACATGGTGTTTGTCGCCACCGGCGGCGTGGGCATTGTGTGGGCGTTGATCTGGTACGCGGTGTACCGCGAGCCACGGGATTTCAAAGGCGCGAATGCGGCGGAAATCGAGCTGATCCGCGAAGGCGGCGGGTTGGTGGACATCCAGGCGCAGGCGGCCAAGGCGCCGTTCAGCTGGGTCGACCTCGGCATCGTGTTGAGCAAGCGCAAGCTGTGGGGGATCTACCTGGGGCAGTTCTGCCTGAATTCCACGTTGTGGTTTTTCCTGACGTGGTTTCCGACCTACCTGGTGAAATATCGCGGCATGGACTTCATCAAGTCCGGCCTGCTGGCGTCGCTGCCGTTTCTGGCGGCGTTTGTCGGGGTGCTGTGTTCGGGGCTGTTTTCCGATTGGCTGATTCGCCGGGGAGCGTCCGTGGGGTTTGCGCGCAAGTTGCCGATCATTGGCGGGCTGTTGATTTCCACGGCGATCATCGGCGCCAACTTTGTTGATTCCACGGCGTGGGTGATTGCGTTTCTGGCGGTGGCGTTTTTCGGCAATGGCCTGGCGTCGATCACCTGGTCGCTGGTGTCGACCCTGGCGCCGGCAAGGCTGCTGGGGCTGACCGGAGGGGTGTTCAACTTCATCGGCAATCTGTCGGCGATTACCACGCCGATCGTGATTGGCTTTCTGGCGACCGGGGATTCGTTTGCGCCGGCGATTACGTACATCGCGGTGCTGGCGTTGTTGGGTGCGTTGTCCTACATCTTGCTGGTCGGCAAGGTCGAGCGTATCGAGATTTAG
- a CDS encoding anti-virulence regulator CigR family protein translates to MKIPKRLIAGVGVLVLGASALVQAAPYDQGGGPDRGGPQGQHDQRGDDHRGPQDNHRGGPPQDFGPVRQVIRDNHGDFRRGAPPPPGIHLVRGQRLPPNYYGERLDPRALGHLPQYPGYEWRRSGGDIVLIAVGTSIVYQILDGALY, encoded by the coding sequence ATGAAAATCCCCAAACGTTTGATTGCAGGTGTAGGCGTGCTGGTGCTTGGCGCCAGCGCCCTGGTCCAAGCTGCGCCCTATGATCAGGGTGGCGGACCTGACCGTGGTGGCCCACAGGGCCAGCACGATCAACGTGGCGATGACCATCGCGGGCCGCAGGACAACCACCGTGGCGGGCCGCCTCAGGACTTTGGTCCAGTGAGACAGGTCATCCGCGACAACCATGGCGACTTCCGCCGTGGCGCGCCGCCGCCTCCCGGCATCCACCTGGTGCGCGGCCAGCGCCTGCCGCCAAACTACTATGGTGAGCGTCTGGACCCACGGGCGCTGGGCCATCTGCCGCAATACCCTGGTTATGAATGGCGCCGTTCGGGTGGGGACATCGTATTGATCGCCGTTGGCACCAGCATCGTCTATCAGATTCTGGATGGCGCGCTGTACTAG
- the trpA gene encoding tryptophan synthase subunit alpha, translated as MSRLQTRFAQLKEQNRAALVTFVTAGDPGYDTSLAILKGLPAAGADVIELGMPFTDPMADGPAIQLANIRALTAKQNLTKTLQMVREFREGNSDTPLVLMGYFNPIHMYGVPRFISDAKEAGVDGLIVVDMPPEHNGELCDPAQAAGIDFIRLTTPTTDDARLPTVLNGSSGFVYYVSVAGVTGAGAATLEHVEEAVARLRRHTDLPISIGFGIRTPEQAAAIARLADGVVVGSALIDHIANASNDQQAIDGVLTLCSALSEGVRNARK; from the coding sequence ATGAGCCGCCTGCAAACACGTTTTGCGCAACTGAAAGAACAAAACCGCGCCGCCCTGGTGACCTTCGTCACCGCTGGCGACCCGGGCTATGACACCTCGCTGGCGATCCTCAAGGGCTTGCCGGCGGCCGGCGCCGATGTGATCGAACTGGGCATGCCGTTCACTGACCCGATGGCTGACGGCCCGGCCATTCAACTGGCCAACATCCGCGCGCTGACCGCCAAGCAGAACCTCACGAAAACCCTGCAAATGGTTCGCGAGTTCCGCGAGGGCAACAGCGACACGCCGCTGGTGCTGATGGGCTACTTCAACCCGATCCACATGTACGGCGTGCCACGCTTCATCAGCGATGCGAAAGAAGCCGGCGTCGACGGCCTGATCGTGGTCGACATGCCGCCGGAACATAACGGCGAGCTGTGCGACCCGGCCCAGGCTGCCGGTATCGACTTTATCCGCCTGACCACGCCGACCACCGACGACGCGCGCCTGCCGACCGTGCTCAACGGCAGCTCAGGGTTTGTGTACTACGTCTCGGTGGCCGGTGTGACCGGCGCAGGCGCCGCGACCCTGGAACACGTCGAAGAGGCCGTGGCCCGTCTGCGTCGGCATACCGACCTGCCGATCAGCATCGGTTTCGGCATCCGCACCCCGGAGCAGGCCGCTGCAATCGCCCGCCTGGCAGACGGTGTGGTGGTGGGGTCGGCACTGATCGACCACATCGCCAACGCCAGCAATGATCAACAGGCCATCGACGGTGTATTGACCCTGTGCTCGGCGCTGTCGGAAGGTGTACGCAACGCCCGTAAGTAA
- the trpB gene encoding tryptophan synthase subunit beta: MTQTQTDLRNGPDANGLFGSFGGRYVAETLMPLILDLAREYEAAKIDPAFNEELAYFQRDYVGRPSPLYFAERLTEFCGGAKIYLKREELNHTGAHKINNCIGQILLARRMGKKRIIAETGAGMHGVATATVAARFGLQCVIYMGTTDIERQQANVFRMKLLGAEVIPVVAGTGTLKDAMNEALRDWVTNVDSTFYLIGTVAGPHPYPAMVRDFQAVIGKETRTQLQAQEGRLPDSLVACIGGGSNAMGLFHPFLDDTSVEIIGVEAAGYGIETGKHAASLNGGVPGVLHGNRTFLLQDDDGQIIDAHSISAGLDYPGIGPEHAWLHDIGRVQYTSVTDDEALDAFHKCCRLEGIIPALESAHALAEVFKRAPTLPKDHLMVVNLSGRGDKDMQTVMHHMEQSKQEKH, encoded by the coding sequence ATGACTCAGACCCAGACCGATTTACGCAACGGCCCGGATGCCAATGGCCTGTTTGGTTCGTTCGGCGGCCGCTACGTGGCGGAAACCCTGATGCCGTTGATCCTTGATCTGGCCCGCGAATACGAAGCGGCCAAGATCGATCCGGCCTTCAACGAAGAACTGGCCTACTTCCAGCGCGACTACGTCGGACGCCCAAGCCCGCTGTACTTCGCCGAGCGCCTGACCGAGTTCTGCGGTGGCGCCAAGATCTACCTCAAGCGCGAAGAGCTGAACCACACCGGCGCCCACAAGATCAACAACTGCATCGGCCAGATCCTGCTGGCGCGGCGCATGGGTAAAAAACGCATCATCGCCGAGACCGGCGCCGGCATGCACGGTGTGGCCACGGCCACCGTCGCCGCGCGTTTCGGCCTGCAATGCGTGATCTACATGGGCACCACCGACATCGAGCGCCAGCAGGCCAACGTATTTCGCATGAAGCTGCTGGGCGCTGAAGTGATCCCGGTGGTCGCCGGCACCGGCACCCTGAAAGACGCGATGAACGAAGCCCTGCGTGACTGGGTGACCAACGTCGACAGCACCTTCTACCTGATCGGCACCGTGGCCGGTCCGCACCCGTACCCAGCCATGGTTCGCGACTTCCAGGCCGTGATCGGCAAGGAAACCCGTACCCAACTGCAGGCCCAGGAAGGCCGTCTGCCCGACAGCCTGGTGGCGTGCATCGGCGGCGGTTCCAATGCCATGGGCCTGTTCCATCCGTTCCTGGATGACACCAGCGTCGAGATCATCGGCGTTGAAGCGGCCGGCTACGGCATCGAGACCGGCAAACACGCGGCCAGCCTCAACGGCGGCGTACCGGGTGTGCTCCACGGCAACCGTACCTTCCTGTTGCAGGACGACGATGGCCAGATCATCGACGCCCACTCGATCTCAGCGGGCCTCGACTACCCGGGCATCGGCCCTGAACACGCCTGGTTGCACGACATCGGTCGCGTCCAGTACACCTCGGTGACCGACGACGAAGCCCTCGACGCCTTTCACAAATGCTGCCGCCTGGAAGGGATTATTCCTGCACTGGAAAGCGCCCACGCCTTGGCCGAAGTGTTCAAGCGCGCGCCGACCTTGCCGAAAGATCACCTGATGGTGGTCAACCTGTCCGGCCGTGGCGACAAAGACATGCAAACCGTGATGCACCACATGGAACAGTCCAAGCAGGAGAAACACTAA
- a CDS encoding LysR family transcriptional regulator, producing MSRDLPPLNALRAFEATARLNSVSQAAEQLHVTHGAVSRQLKVLEEHLGVSLFAKDGRGLKLTDAGIRLRDASFEAFERLRDTCAELTQSSADAPFVLGCSGSLLARWFIPRLGRLNAELPDLRLHLSAGEGDLDPRRPGLDALLVFAEPPWPADMQVYELASERIGPVMSPRFAHYERLRQAPPEALLNEALLHTTSRPQAWPSWAQHHGIDAGALKYGQGFEHLYYLLEAAVAGLGVAIAPEPLVAEDLRAGRLVAPWGFSETPAQLALWLPKRAADGRAGQLAQWLKAELARQDV from the coding sequence ATGAGCCGAGACCTCCCACCGCTGAATGCTTTGCGCGCTTTTGAGGCGACTGCGCGCCTGAACAGCGTTAGCCAGGCCGCTGAGCAACTGCATGTGACCCATGGTGCGGTCAGCCGGCAGCTCAAGGTGTTGGAAGAACACCTCGGCGTCAGCCTGTTCGCCAAGGACGGGCGCGGCCTCAAACTCACAGATGCCGGCATTCGTCTGCGGGATGCGAGTTTCGAGGCGTTCGAGCGACTGAGGGACACCTGCGCCGAGCTCACGCAAAGCAGTGCCGATGCGCCGTTTGTGCTCGGCTGCTCCGGCAGCCTGCTGGCGCGCTGGTTTATTCCGCGTCTGGGGCGCCTGAACGCCGAGTTGCCGGATTTGCGCCTGCATCTGTCGGCGGGTGAAGGCGATCTTGACCCACGCCGCCCCGGCCTGGACGCGCTGCTGGTGTTCGCCGAACCTCCATGGCCGGCGGATATGCAGGTGTACGAATTGGCCAGCGAACGCATCGGCCCGGTCATGAGCCCGCGTTTTGCCCATTACGAGCGATTGCGCCAGGCGCCTCCCGAGGCGCTGCTGAATGAGGCCCTGTTGCACACTACCTCACGCCCGCAAGCCTGGCCCAGCTGGGCGCAGCACCATGGGATCGACGCTGGCGCGTTGAAGTACGGTCAGGGGTTTGAGCATTTGTATTATTTGCTGGAGGCGGCGGTGGCCGGGCTGGGGGTAGCAATTGCGCCTGAGCCGCTGGTGGCAGAGGACCTGCGAGCGGGTCGCCTGGTTGCGCCGTGGGGTTTCAGTGAAACCCCGGCGCAACTGGCGTTGTGGCTACCCAAGCGCGCCGCAGATGGGCGCGCCGGGCAACTGGCGCAGTGGCTCAAGGCTGAGCTTGCGCGCCAAGACGTTTAG
- a CDS encoding YqjD family protein, whose protein sequence is MANTSLRKASLESMEAEISSLLKSLESLKDDASDESRKTLKALKSNAENALKHSRHLISDAYEESKVKIRETGVATRDYAQEHPWTTAGVAVGALGLLAAYLLCKRGD, encoded by the coding sequence ATGGCCAACACCTCTTTACGCAAAGCGTCATTGGAAAGCATGGAAGCCGAGATTTCGAGCCTGCTCAAATCTTTGGAAAGCCTCAAGGACGATGCGTCTGACGAGTCGCGCAAAACCCTGAAGGCCCTGAAAAGCAATGCCGAGAACGCCCTCAAGCATTCCCGCCACCTGATCAGCGATGCCTACGAAGAAAGCAAAGTCAAAATCCGCGAAACCGGTGTTGCAACACGGGACTACGCGCAAGAGCATCCATGGACTACCGCCGGTGTTGCCGTCGGCGCGCTGGGTCTGCTGGCGGCTTACTTGCTGTGCAAACGCGGCGACTAA